GCTACATATGTTTAAATTGGAGTTAAGTGCagagttgtgaaaaatgtcatgtAGATATCCTGTTCAttgaaaaacagcaaaacattttaaaaaaaagagtattttATTGTTCCGTGAGAACAGCTAACACTTTTtggggagggtttttttttgttgggggggaatAGGGGGCACTGTCTATTTGATCCCAGTGGTGCTTGATGGGGTTACGGTTCATCTTATCCAAATTTATCCAAGCATACCTCTCTGGAAATATCACTTGAAGAAATATCACACTTTGCTCCTTTCTGTTTAAACGACGACGTTAGTTCCAACTTGGCTCATCTCCAAAATCCCTCATGTTCCCGTGTTGAATGATCTCTGCGAGAAAGAAGCTTTAGGAACATCACACGACCAAATACTCACTCAAAGATCATCTGCAGCTGCTGCGCCTCATTGACTCCGTTAAAGAGCGGCCTGCGGGATCAACGTCACGTCAACGTGTCATCTTCGTGTCAAAAGTAATGAGTGACGTGCTTACTTAAGCAGAAAGAGCTCAGCGAAGATGCATCCCACGCTCCACATGTCCACAGATGACATGTAAGAAGATTTGAGCAGTACTTCAGGAGCTCGATACCACAGTGTGACAACCTGCagaggcaaaaaaatatttttccccccccaaacacgCTTTCTGTGACAAACACAATGATGTGATGGTGCACATACCCCTGGTGTGAGGGCCATGTTGTAGGAGTACAAACGAGACATGCCAAAGTCGGTGATCTTAACCAGGCCGCCACTGCTGACCAGGATGTTGGCTGGTTTGAGATCACGGTGCAGCACAATATTGGCGTGCAGGAAGTCCAGGCCGCGCATCACCTGCAGCATCACGGCCTGGATGCACACACAGTATCTTCACTTTTGACTTCTTTTATCAGATGGGTCAACTATGAGATTTGCTGAACAATTTACAGTCATactcaaaacatttgaatatatacagtacattaaacattttttattatttacataATTATATTTACATAATTAATTCTATTTTattgattgaaaaagaaaatggccatAAGAGTCACACAAAAGTCACAGAggggtttttgtttgtgaacAGCACCCTCTGCTGCAATGATGAACATCACATCATGCGGTTTATAGAAATAAAAGATTGCATATTGATATTACGACTATTATTATTCCTACCTTAATGTTGTCCCTGCTGAGTCCAGACGGATGGGCTTCAGACAGGTAAGTGGACAGGTCCTGGTCAATGTACTCCAACACTAAAGTGAGGTCCAATGACCTGCCCACCAGCGTGGCAGTTGCGTCCAACAACCTGCACAGTCCAACAAGAAGAATCATGTGTATTAACTACAACTAGGTAGTGCTGTGAAATACAgtcttaatttatttatttttaagcaaatttccatttagtttttttttttcaattcactcCAACTTAGTTACCAAACGCCAAACCGTTTCCCAATTAAATAAGAATGGCTTGTGTGCTTTTACTTGACGACGTTGGGGTGTTGAAAGTACTTCATCCTCTCGAGCAGCGCCACCTCACGGATTATGTGGGGAGGGATGCCGTTGTCGTTGGACGACAACGACGCATTGCTGTGGAAGTGGAACTTCTTTACGGCAAGGAGGCGCCCTCCCTCTCCCACTTCCCTGGCTTTGTACACCTTGCCATAGGAGCCCTGGCCAATCTCAGTCAGCAGGTCATAGAAAAGCAATTTTGCGCCAACCTCCATCACCTTGGATGTGGAATAGTAGATCAGTTGGAGAAGATTGACATGAACGTTCTGATAGCAGTGGGTTGGTAAATTTCCTGAAGATAAACAGCTGATAAAGTAGTCAAAAGGAAAAGCACCACTTCTAGACTGTCCACATTCAGTGATTGACATTATTAAGTTTATAAATTAATTAGGAGCAATTCATAAATTACTGAACATAAAATGATGGGCGTCATATTCGACACGACGcctgtaaatgtttttcaaataatGATGCAATAATGGCCAAATACAACCAAAACTCGTTGCTCAGTCTTACCCAACGAAGGTAATCCCAATAATTTTTGACTTGACGTTCTCTCGAATTTGCCACATTCATCATGGCGGTGAGCTCAACGTATAAAAAAACCGCGTTTGCACATTTGGGCATATCCAATCAGGCCTGTCCAATCAGGCTCGGGCATTGACGTGCTGCAAGGCCGAGTGTATTCGTCTAATAACTTCATTATTCATATTAttatacaattttaaaatattcttattgaacgaaaaatacatttttaacaatACAACGTGCACTAAACTTGTCAAGTGACGAGCAAACTTGAGTCTTAACCAATTAGCAGGTTTCCTTGCAGTTCTACACGACCTGCCATTTTAATaactacaatacagtacataacTTTTCTGTTAACGTTATTTACCTTTTGAAAAGGACGATTAAAAGTTTCTTGCTTCCGTGTCGCTGGGAGCCCAGACCAATGTGGCAGCCCTCCCGCAAAAAATACACACCCGACAACACGTAAATCGTTCAACAAAATGAGAACAGCTTTCGGTGAACATCAGCCGTTCACGTGTGAGCACGAATGCTGTGTCCATCCGCACTACAGAGTATCGTGTACATTCAATATCCGTATTACAAGTATTTAGTACGGGTCAAAGTTTCTAAAAAACGTTATCTATGGAAAATACTATTATAGTAAGAGTTAATTCTGTTTTTCAAATcgtgtcacaaaaaaataaacatagaaAAAAATGCGCTTGCTCAGTGtaccaaatgcaaaaaaaaaaaaaaacagaataaagaGAATACAAAGTGGTCGCCTTTAACACGTTTGTGTTTTAATAGAACTCCATTATTTAACATATTTCAAACTAAAATAGGGTAGAGTTGAGTAAACAAAGACGATCAGACTCGAGTATAATATGCTGTAACATAATTTATAATTATGCCATTctaaattttgtattttaataaatatattcCATATCAATAATATTTTACACAATAAATGTGTATGTTGTGGCAAATAGGATAtatttttcatatatttaattacTCAAAGGCACCGTAGACAAGAATGGAGtcaattgtttgtgtgtttcatcAGCCGATGAACAAGCTCTGTTCATCAAGCCAGCTGCTGTTCTCCCAGGTTACACCCCTTTCAGTTTGCTGTTGACAAACTTGGTCTTCTTGGCCAGCATGATGGTGTCCAGGTGCAGGTTGCGATGGAGGATGGCCGAGCCGCAGGTGAGCGCGGCGGCCAGTGCACCCGCAAAGCCGCACACGAACACATCCTGACCTACGACACATACATTGACGTCCGAATGCAGAAACGGAATGCTGATTGGACGACGTGATGGCTGaagcttttttg
This region of Hippocampus zosterae strain Florida chromosome 17, ASM2543408v3, whole genome shotgun sequence genomic DNA includes:
- the cdk21 gene encoding cyclin-dependent kinase 4, which translates into the protein MEVGAKLLFYDLLTEIGQGSYGKVYKAREVGEGGRLLAVKKFHFHSNASLSSNDNGIPPHIIREVALLERMKYFQHPNVVKLLDATATLVGRSLDLTLVLEYIDQDLSTYLSEAHPSGLSRDNIKAVMLQVMRGLDFLHANIVLHRDLKPANILVSSGGLVKITDFGMSRLYSYNMALTPGVVTLWYRAPEVLLKSSYMSSVDMWSVGCIFAELFLLKPLFNGVNEAQQLQMIFEFIGLPSEDEWPQDSPVTYSLNLGPKNPHPQLLLSLKSYERDLLLQCLTFTPSRRISAARALIHPFFSQH